A single region of the Mycobacterium avium subsp. avium genome encodes:
- a CDS encoding TetR/AcrR family transcriptional regulator, producing MTRHSYHHGDLPAVILAEAARLVAERGAERVSLRELARCAGVSHAAPAHHFTDRRGLFTALATQGFELLTQALADARGDFADAALAYVRFALDHPGHYQVMFNRSLLDASDGGLAAAEAAAGAELSRGVATLRDPHARADPGGAELAAWSLVHGFATLWLNDAVDAAVRAADPMDTVRRIATMLFAG from the coding sequence ATGACTCGCCACAGCTACCACCACGGCGACCTGCCCGCGGTGATCCTGGCCGAAGCCGCGCGGCTGGTGGCCGAGCGCGGCGCCGAGCGCGTCTCGCTGCGCGAGCTGGCCCGCTGCGCCGGCGTCTCGCACGCCGCGCCGGCGCATCACTTCACCGATCGGCGCGGGCTGTTCACGGCGCTGGCCACCCAGGGCTTTGAGCTGTTGACCCAGGCGCTGGCCGACGCGCGGGGCGATTTCGCCGATGCCGCCCTGGCGTATGTGCGGTTCGCCCTCGACCACCCCGGCCACTACCAGGTGATGTTCAACAGGTCGCTGCTCGATGCGTCCGACGGCGGCCTGGCCGCCGCCGAGGCGGCGGCCGGCGCGGAGCTTTCCCGCGGCGTGGCGACGTTGCGCGACCCGCACGCCCGGGCCGACCCGGGCGGCGCCGAACTGGCGGCGTGGTCGCTGGTGCACGGTTTCGCCACGCTGTGGCTCAACGACGCCGTCGACGCCGCGGTCCGGGCGGCCGACCCGATGGACACGGTCCGGCGGATCGCGACGATGCTGTTCGCCGGCTGA
- a CDS encoding DoxX family protein: protein MAPLITLVVGSLVAWVVGRLGVGYVDGWAPALAVGLAAMFVLTGIAHFAPPLRADLVAIVPPRLPAPGLLVSLTGVLELLGALGLLLPATRAAAAGCLLVLMLAMFPANIHASRMPDPPKSMTTRLPLRIGMEIVFLAAAVAVALGGR, encoded by the coding sequence ATGGCGCCGTTGATCACCCTGGTGGTGGGCAGCCTGGTGGCGTGGGTGGTGGGCCGACTGGGCGTGGGCTACGTCGACGGTTGGGCCCCGGCGCTGGCCGTCGGACTGGCCGCGATGTTCGTGCTGACCGGGATCGCGCACTTCGCGCCGCCACTGCGCGCGGACCTGGTCGCCATCGTTCCGCCCCGGTTGCCCGCACCCGGCCTGCTGGTCAGTCTCACCGGGGTGCTCGAGCTGCTGGGCGCGCTCGGCCTGTTGCTGCCGGCAACCCGGGCGGCCGCGGCCGGCTGCCTGCTGGTGTTGATGCTGGCCATGTTCCCGGCCAACATCCACGCCTCGCGGATGCCCGACCCGCCCAAATCGATGACGACCCGACTACCCCTGCGGATCGGGATGGAGATCGTCTTTCTGGCCGCCGCCGTAGCGGTCGCCCTCGGCGGCCGCTAG